Proteins encoded together in one Quercus lobata isolate SW786 chromosome 3, ValleyOak3.0 Primary Assembly, whole genome shotgun sequence window:
- the LOC115981036 gene encoding uncharacterized protein LOC115981036 — translation MGTPRAVKSQAIANLLLQFPREEEFPLDDEVPGEVTMAEEDREQWVMKFDGSSTTHSGGVGVVLYHEEDKAVALSFKLEFPCLNNMAEYEAYLTGLATTLEMGVKHLKVLGDSNLVFCQAKGSFSLKEPSLAPYRAMAQRMEEKFSTFEIEHAPRNENRFADALAALGSQIIFKGSSTNIEVSKREESIIEVLKEKFREEQGEGDWRNPIKETLVKGDDAAELKILKDYALLAADKEKSYAVFISEDWRSPFVQYLAEGVLPQRHSERYKLKRLATRYFLHNTVLFKKGYDGDLLRCLGPEEAKEMVKEVHSGECGEHQGKKNLYRCLLQMSYYWPTMKKDAAEFVKKCHSCQVQANLIHIHPQDEVWGTYGYLVGPVNPPSRGYIWILVATEYFTKWAETVPLRKATRGAVANFIKENIIVRFGVPHKIISDNGTPFVNSDVRRMLEFYQVKHHWSSPYYPQGNGQAEATNKVLIKIINKMSQEYAGGWAMHLPDALWAYRKSPKSATGFSPFSLVYGTEVVSPAEIMIPSLRVMQMREKEKKGEIFAA, via the exons ATGGGGACACCTAGGGCAGTGAAAAGTCAGGCTATAGCGAATTTATTGCTGCAGTTTCCAAGAGAGGAAGAATTCCCGCTGGATGATGAAGTTCCAGGGGAAGTAACTATGGCAGAGGAAGACAGGGAACAGTGGGTAATGAAATTTGATGGGTCTTCTACTACCCATTCCGGAGGGGTGGGAGTAGTTCTGTATCATGAAGAAGACAAGGCAGTGGCACTATCATTTAAGTTGGAATTCCCCTGTTTAAACAACATGGCAGAGTACGAGGCCTATCTAACTGGGCTTGCCACAACGCTCGAAATGGGAGTCAAACATTTGAAAGTACTGGGAGATTCGAACTTGGTCTTCTGCCAGGCCAAAGGAAGTTTTTCCTTAAAAGAGCCCAGCCTAGCTCCGTACAGAGCAATGGCCCAGAGAATGGAAGAGAAATTCTCAACCTTTGAGATAGAACATGCTCCAAGAAACGAAAATCGGTTTGCGGACGCGTTAGCCGCATTGGGTTCGCAAATAATCTTTAAAGGGAGTAGCACTAACATAGAAGTTAGCAAGAGGGAAGAATCCATCATTGAGGTGTTGAAGGAAAAGTTCCGGGAGGAACAGGGCGAAGGGGATTGGCGAAACCCCATAAAGGAAACCTTGGTAAAGGGAGACGACGCAGCAGAATTGAAGATATTAAAAGACTATGCCTTG CTTGCGGCAGACAAGGAGAAGAGTTATGCTGTGTTCATTAGCGAGGATTGGAGAAGCCCTTTCGTGCAGTACCTAGCAGAAGGCGTCCTGCCACAAAGGCACAGTGAAAGGTACAAACTTAAGAGGTTGGCAACACGTTACTTCTTGCATAACACGgtccttttcaaaaaaggaTATGATGGAGACCTTTTGAGGTGTTTGGGTCCTGAAGAGGCTAAAGAAATGGTAAAAGAAGTACATTCAGGGGAATGCGGTGAACATCAAGGGAAGAAAAATCTTTACAGGTGCCTGCTGCAGATGAGCtactactggccaaccatgAAGAAAGATGCGGCAGAATTTGTAAAGAAGTGTCACAGTTGTCAGGTACAAGCCAACTTGATTCATATCCATCCACAAGATGAGGTTTGGGGTACATATGGATATTTGGTAGGGCCAGTCAACCCGCCATCACGTGGGTACATATGGATATTGGTAGCTACAGAATATTTTACCAAGTGGGCGGAAACAGTACCACTCCGCAAGGCCACAAGGGGAGCAGTAGCAAacttcatcaaagaaaatataattgtgaggTTTGGGGTGCCCCACAAGATCATCAGTGACAATGGCACACCATTTGTCAATAGCGATGTAAGAAGAATGCTAGAATTCTACCAAGTCAAGCACCACTGGTCATCACCCTACTACCCTCAAGGAAACGGGCAGGCAGAGGCAACAAACAAAGTTCTCATAAAGATCATCAACAAGATGAGCCAAGAGTATGCGGGAGGATGGGCAATGCACCTGCCAGATGCTCTCTGGGCATACAGAAAATCACCAAAGTCAGCCACAGGCTTTTCACCCTTTTCCTTAGTCTACGGAACTGAAGTAGTGAGTCCGGCAGAAATAATGATACCGTCCCTAAGGGTTATGCAGAtgcgagaaaaagaaaaaaagggagaaatctTCGCGGCATAA
- the LOC115981799 gene encoding uncharacterized protein LOC115981799: MSDWGPIFVAVVLFVLLTPGLLFQVPGRNGCVDFGNFQTSGASILIHSLLYFGLICIFLLAVKVHLYLG; the protein is encoded by the coding sequence ATGTCGGATTGGGGTCCAATTTTTGTGGCTGTGGTGCTATTTGTACTCTTAACTCCGGGTCTGCTCTTTCAAGTGCCTGGGCGCAATGGGTGTGTGGACTTTGGTAACTTTCAGACGAGTGGTGCATCCATACTGATTCATTCCCTACTTTACTTTGGTCTCATTTGCATCTTCTTGTTGGCTGTCAAGGTTCACTTGTACCTTGGTTGA